One genomic window of Arachis hypogaea cultivar Tifrunner chromosome 8, arahy.Tifrunner.gnm2.J5K5, whole genome shotgun sequence includes the following:
- the LOC112707678 gene encoding protein CHROMATIN REMODELING 35 isoform X2: MGSTVDTLPAKRPAPTEYSSEGHKRLKLSSDGSPYSNVVDYSDPFAISAVLNRLDSGEFGSVTKDIEALRVQKMQMLGPYFAKYPSLINQLLKVATNHTEETVKLEFEPVTSAHQGLIKLEGGQIKKNVPAAPTSIVIIDSDDEDDNDKNSDPRFHQVVLPAPVRPSPALQMNGHAPIEFDEKSKVPKIEKSLDGQDTSPRDKGIYVGIQEEEDEVEEKDDGLGDIWREMSMAIECSKDASMNVLDEEEEKEEDCDHSFVLKDDLGYVCRVCGVIERSIETIFEFQYKVKRSTRTYASDSWSSKEKAAMLGIHVAEDDLVVTDISAHPRHMKQMKPHQVEGFNFLVRNLAGDNPGGCILAHAPGSGKTFMIISFMQSFLGKYPNGRPLVVLPKGILSIWKKEFQRWQVEDIPLLDFYSVKADNRSQQLEVLKKWKDQKSILFLGYKQFSTVVCDDSTSRASVDCQEILLKVPSILILDEGHTPRNENTDIMQSLSKVRTPRKVVLSGTLYQNHVQEVFNILDLVRPPKFLKMETSKPIVKRIYSRVHVPGVRNFCDLVEHTLQKDTDFRRKVAVIQDLREMTSKVLHYYKGDFLDELPGMVDFTVVLNLTSRQKHEVEKLKRLSRKFKISSVGSATYLHPKLKPVAEKCGENSISDNIIDELIDKLDVKDGVKSKFFRNMLNMCESAGEKLLVFSQYLLPLKYLERLAVKWNGWSLGKEIFVISGESSPEQREWSMEKFNSSSDAKVFFGSIKACGEGISLVGASRVIIMDVHLNPSVTRQAIGRAFRPGQTKKVFVYRLLAADSPEEEDHATCFKKELISKMWFEWNEYCGDSAFEVESVPVKECGDFFLESNSLAEDVKALYRRLVLRQVYV; the protein is encoded by the exons ATGGGTTCAACGGTGGATACACTCCCAGCTAAACGTCCGGCTCCAACTG AATATTCTTCTGAGGGACACAAAAGACTGAAATTGTCATCTGATGGCTCCCCATACTCAAATGTTGTGGATTACAGTGACCCATTTGCAATATCTGCTGTTCTGAACCGGCTTGACAGTGGGGAATTTGGAAGTGTCACGAAGGACATAGAGGCCCTCAGAGTGCAGAAAATGCAAATGTTGGGACCATACTTTGCAAAATACCCTTCCCTGATCAATCAATTATTGAAAGTGGCAACTAACCATACTGAAGAAACTGTCAAATTGGAATTTGAACCAGTTACTAGTGCACATCAGGGTCTGATAAAGTTGGAGGGTGGGCAAATTAAGAAGAATGTTCCTGCAGCCCCAACATCTATCGTAATTATTGATTCAGATGATGAGGATGATAATGATAAAAATTCTGATCCTCGATTTCATCAAGTAGTGTTACCTGCACCAGTAAGACCATCTCCTGCGCTGCAGATGAAT GGTCATGCTCCCATTGAATTCGATGAGAAAAGTAAAGTTCCAAAAATTGAGAAAAGTCTGGATGGTCAAGATACGAGTCCCAGAGACAAAGGTATCTATGTTGGTATACAGGAGGAAGAAGATGAGGTTGAAGAGAAAGATGATGGCTTAGGTGATATTTGGAGGGAAATGTCAATGGCTATAGAATGTTCGAAG GATGCTTCTATGAATGTGCTCgatgaagaagaggaaaaggaggAAGACTGTGAtcattcttttgttttaaaagatgATCTTGGTTATGTTTGTCGTGTATGTGGGGTTATCGAAAGAAGCATTGAGACCATATTTGAGTTTCAGTACAAG GTTAAAAGGAGTACAAGGACTTATGCATCTGATTCATGGAGTTCCAAAGAGAAAGCTGCGATGCTTGGGATCCACGTAGCTGAAGATGATCTTGTAGTGACTGATATTTCTGCACACCCGAGACATATGAAGCAAATGAAGCCACATCAAGTCGAGGGATTCAATTTTCTCGTGAGGAACCTCGCGGGTGATAATCCTGGGGGTTGCATCTTGGCTCATGCTCCTGGATCAGGGAAGACTTTCATGATAATTAGTTTCATGCAAAGTTTTCTGGGCAAATATCCCAATGGTAGACCGCTAGTGGTGCTTCCCAAGGGAATACTATCAATTTGGAAAAAAGAATTCCAGAGATGGCAAGTTGAGGATATACCACTTCTGGATTTTTACAGTGTGAAGGCTGACAATAGATCTCAGCAActggaagttttgaaaaaatgGAAGGACCAGAAGAGTATCCTTTTCTTAGGATACAAACAGTTCTCCACAGTTGTATGCGATGATTCCACCAGCAGAGCATCAGTAGACTGCCAGGAGATATTGCTTAAGGTTCCTTCTATTCTCATTTTAGATGAAGGGCACACTCCAAGGAATGAGAATACTGATATCATGCAGTCCCTTTCCAAAGTTCGAACACCTCGAAAAGTTGTACTGTCAGGAACTTTATATCAGAATCATGTGCAGGAGGTGTTTAACATCTTAGATCTGGTGCGGCCGCCAAAATTTTTGAAGATGGAAACTTCTAAGCCTATTGTCAAGCGCATTTATAGCAGAGTGCATGTACCTGGTGTTCGAAACTTCTGTGATTTAGTCGAACATACTTTGCAGAAGGATACTGATTTCAGAAGAAAGGTGGCTGTCATTCAAGATTTACGTGAGATGACAAGCAAGGTGCTTCACTACTATAAAGGAGATTTTCTGGACGAGCTTCCTGGTATGGTTGATTTCACAGTGGTGCTCAACCTTACCTCTAGACAGAAGCATGAAGTTGAGAAATTGAAGAGGCTTTCCAGGAAGTTCAAAATATCTTCTGTTGGCAGTGCTACCTATCTTCATCCTAAGTTGAAACCTGTTGCTGAAAAATGTGGTGAGAACTCCATATCCGATAACATCATTGATGAGTTGATTGATAAACTAGATGTGAAAGATGGGGTGAAGTCAAAATTCTTTCGCAACATGCTCAACATGTGCGAGTCTGCTGGGGAGAAGCTTCTGGTTTTCAGTCAATATCTCCTACCTCTGAAATATTTGGAAAGGTTAGCAGTAAAATGGAATGGATGGAGCCTTGGCAAAGAAATTTTTGTCATCTCAGGAGAATCAAGCCCTGAACAACGGGAGTGGTCAATGGAAAAGTTCAACAGCTCGTCTGATGCCAAAGTCTTCTTTGGCTCAATCAAGGCATGTGGGGAGGGCATATCACTGGTTGGGGCATCCCGCGTAATCATTATGGATGTTCATCTCAATCCATCAGTTACTCGCCAAGCTATTGGCCGTGCATTCCGACCAGGTCAGACAAAGAAAGTCTTTGTATATCGGTTGTTGGCAGCAGATTCTCCAGAAGAGGAAGATCACGCTACTTGTTTCAAGAAGGAGTTGATTTCAAAGATGTGGTTTGAATGGAATGAGTATTGTGGTGATAGCGCTTTCGAAGTGGAGAGCGTCCCTGTGAAAGAATGTGGTGATTTCTTCCTCGAAAGTAATTCATTAGCTGAAGATGTTAAAGCTCTATATAGAAGGTTA GTTTTAAGGCAGGTTTATGT GTAG
- the LOC112707678 gene encoding protein CHROMATIN REMODELING 35 isoform X4 — MGSTVDTLPAKRPAPTEYSSEGHKRLKLSSDGSPYSNVVDYSDPFAISAVLNRLDSGEFGSVTKDIEALRVQKMQMLGPYFAKYPSLINQLLKVATNHTEETVKLEFEPVTSAHQGLIKLEGGQIKKNVPAAPTSIVIIDSDDEDDNDKNSDPRFHQVVLPAPVRPSPALQMNGHAPIEFDEKSKVPKIEKSLDGQDTSPRDKGIYVGIQEEEDEVEEKDDGLGDIWREMSMAIECSKDASMNVLDEEEEKEEDCDHSFVLKDDLGYVCRVCGVIERSIETIFEFQYKVKRSTRTYASDSWSSKEKAAMLGIHVAEDDLVVTDISAHPRHMKQMKPHQVEGFNFLVRNLAGDNPGGCILAHAPGSGKTFMIISFMQSFLGKYPNGRPLVVLPKGILSIWKKEFQRWQVEDIPLLDFYSVKADNRSQQLEVLKKWKDQKSILFLGYKQFSTVVCDDSTSRASVDCQEILLKVPSILILDEGHTPRNENTDIMQSLSKVRTPRKVVLSGTLYQNHVQEVFNILDLVRPPKFLKMETSKPIVKRIYSRVHVPGVRNFCDLVEHTLQKDTDFRRKVAVIQDLREMTSKVLHYYKGDFLDELPGMVDFTVVLNLTSRQKHEVEKLKRLSRKFKISSVGSATYLHPKLKPVAEKCGENSISDNIIDELIDKLDVKDGVKSKFFRNMLNMCESAGEKLLVFSQYLLPLKYLERLAVKWNGWSLGKEIFVISGESSPEQREWSMEKFNSSSDAKVFFGSIKACGEGISLVGASRVIIMDVHLNPSVTRQAIGRAFRPGQTKKVFVYRLLAADSPEEEDHATCFKKELISKMWFEWNEYCGDSAFEVESVPVKECGDFFLESNSLAEDVKALYRR; from the exons ATGGGTTCAACGGTGGATACACTCCCAGCTAAACGTCCGGCTCCAACTG AATATTCTTCTGAGGGACACAAAAGACTGAAATTGTCATCTGATGGCTCCCCATACTCAAATGTTGTGGATTACAGTGACCCATTTGCAATATCTGCTGTTCTGAACCGGCTTGACAGTGGGGAATTTGGAAGTGTCACGAAGGACATAGAGGCCCTCAGAGTGCAGAAAATGCAAATGTTGGGACCATACTTTGCAAAATACCCTTCCCTGATCAATCAATTATTGAAAGTGGCAACTAACCATACTGAAGAAACTGTCAAATTGGAATTTGAACCAGTTACTAGTGCACATCAGGGTCTGATAAAGTTGGAGGGTGGGCAAATTAAGAAGAATGTTCCTGCAGCCCCAACATCTATCGTAATTATTGATTCAGATGATGAGGATGATAATGATAAAAATTCTGATCCTCGATTTCATCAAGTAGTGTTACCTGCACCAGTAAGACCATCTCCTGCGCTGCAGATGAAT GGTCATGCTCCCATTGAATTCGATGAGAAAAGTAAAGTTCCAAAAATTGAGAAAAGTCTGGATGGTCAAGATACGAGTCCCAGAGACAAAGGTATCTATGTTGGTATACAGGAGGAAGAAGATGAGGTTGAAGAGAAAGATGATGGCTTAGGTGATATTTGGAGGGAAATGTCAATGGCTATAGAATGTTCGAAG GATGCTTCTATGAATGTGCTCgatgaagaagaggaaaaggaggAAGACTGTGAtcattcttttgttttaaaagatgATCTTGGTTATGTTTGTCGTGTATGTGGGGTTATCGAAAGAAGCATTGAGACCATATTTGAGTTTCAGTACAAG GTTAAAAGGAGTACAAGGACTTATGCATCTGATTCATGGAGTTCCAAAGAGAAAGCTGCGATGCTTGGGATCCACGTAGCTGAAGATGATCTTGTAGTGACTGATATTTCTGCACACCCGAGACATATGAAGCAAATGAAGCCACATCAAGTCGAGGGATTCAATTTTCTCGTGAGGAACCTCGCGGGTGATAATCCTGGGGGTTGCATCTTGGCTCATGCTCCTGGATCAGGGAAGACTTTCATGATAATTAGTTTCATGCAAAGTTTTCTGGGCAAATATCCCAATGGTAGACCGCTAGTGGTGCTTCCCAAGGGAATACTATCAATTTGGAAAAAAGAATTCCAGAGATGGCAAGTTGAGGATATACCACTTCTGGATTTTTACAGTGTGAAGGCTGACAATAGATCTCAGCAActggaagttttgaaaaaatgGAAGGACCAGAAGAGTATCCTTTTCTTAGGATACAAACAGTTCTCCACAGTTGTATGCGATGATTCCACCAGCAGAGCATCAGTAGACTGCCAGGAGATATTGCTTAAGGTTCCTTCTATTCTCATTTTAGATGAAGGGCACACTCCAAGGAATGAGAATACTGATATCATGCAGTCCCTTTCCAAAGTTCGAACACCTCGAAAAGTTGTACTGTCAGGAACTTTATATCAGAATCATGTGCAGGAGGTGTTTAACATCTTAGATCTGGTGCGGCCGCCAAAATTTTTGAAGATGGAAACTTCTAAGCCTATTGTCAAGCGCATTTATAGCAGAGTGCATGTACCTGGTGTTCGAAACTTCTGTGATTTAGTCGAACATACTTTGCAGAAGGATACTGATTTCAGAAGAAAGGTGGCTGTCATTCAAGATTTACGTGAGATGACAAGCAAGGTGCTTCACTACTATAAAGGAGATTTTCTGGACGAGCTTCCTGGTATGGTTGATTTCACAGTGGTGCTCAACCTTACCTCTAGACAGAAGCATGAAGTTGAGAAATTGAAGAGGCTTTCCAGGAAGTTCAAAATATCTTCTGTTGGCAGTGCTACCTATCTTCATCCTAAGTTGAAACCTGTTGCTGAAAAATGTGGTGAGAACTCCATATCCGATAACATCATTGATGAGTTGATTGATAAACTAGATGTGAAAGATGGGGTGAAGTCAAAATTCTTTCGCAACATGCTCAACATGTGCGAGTCTGCTGGGGAGAAGCTTCTGGTTTTCAGTCAATATCTCCTACCTCTGAAATATTTGGAAAGGTTAGCAGTAAAATGGAATGGATGGAGCCTTGGCAAAGAAATTTTTGTCATCTCAGGAGAATCAAGCCCTGAACAACGGGAGTGGTCAATGGAAAAGTTCAACAGCTCGTCTGATGCCAAAGTCTTCTTTGGCTCAATCAAGGCATGTGGGGAGGGCATATCACTGGTTGGGGCATCCCGCGTAATCATTATGGATGTTCATCTCAATCCATCAGTTACTCGCCAAGCTATTGGCCGTGCATTCCGACCAGGTCAGACAAAGAAAGTCTTTGTATATCGGTTGTTGGCAGCAGATTCTCCAGAAGAGGAAGATCACGCTACTTGTTTCAAGAAGGAGTTGATTTCAAAGATGTGGTTTGAATGGAATGAGTATTGTGGTGATAGCGCTTTCGAAGTGGAGAGCGTCCCTGTGAAAGAATGTGGTGATTTCTTCCTCGAAAGTAATTCATTAGCTGAAGATGTTAAAGCTCTATATAGAAG GTAG
- the LOC112707678 gene encoding protein CHROMATIN REMODELING 35 isoform X1, giving the protein MGSTVDTLPAKRPAPTEYSSEGHKRLKLSSDGSPYSNVVDYSDPFAISAVLNRLDSGEFGSVTKDIEALRVQKMQMLGPYFAKYPSLINQLLKVATNHTEETVKLEFEPVTSAHQGLIKLEGGQIKKNVPAAPTSIVIIDSDDEDDNDKNSDPRFHQVVLPAPVRPSPALQMNGHAPIEFDEKSKVPKIEKSLDGQDTSPRDKGIYVGIQEEEDEVEEKDDGLGDIWREMSMAIECSKDASMNVLDEEEEKEEDCDHSFVLKDDLGYVCRVCGVIERSIETIFEFQYKVKRSTRTYASDSWSSKEKAAMLGIHVAEDDLVVTDISAHPRHMKQMKPHQVEGFNFLVRNLAGDNPGGCILAHAPGSGKTFMIISFMQSFLGKYPNGRPLVVLPKGILSIWKKEFQRWQVEDIPLLDFYSVKADNRSQQLEVLKKWKDQKSILFLGYKQFSTVVCDDSTSRASVDCQEILLKVPSILILDEGHTPRNENTDIMQSLSKVRTPRKVVLSGTLYQNHVQEVFNILDLVRPPKFLKMETSKPIVKRIYSRVHVPGVRNFCDLVEHTLQKDTDFRRKVAVIQDLREMTSKVLHYYKGDFLDELPGMVDFTVVLNLTSRQKHEVEKLKRLSRKFKISSVGSATYLHPKLKPVAEKCGENSISDNIIDELIDKLDVKDGVKSKFFRNMLNMCESAGEKLLVFSQYLLPLKYLERLAVKWNGWSLGKEIFVISGESSPEQREWSMEKFNSSSDAKVFFGSIKACGEGISLVGASRVIIMDVHLNPSVTRQAIGRAFRPGQTKKVFVYRLLAADSPEEEDHATCFKKELISKMWFEWNEYCGDSAFEVESVPVKECGDFFLESNSLAEDVKALYRRLVLRQVYV; this is encoded by the exons ATGGGTTCAACGGTGGATACACTCCCAGCTAAACGTCCGGCTCCAACTG AATATTCTTCTGAGGGACACAAAAGACTGAAATTGTCATCTGATGGCTCCCCATACTCAAATGTTGTGGATTACAGTGACCCATTTGCAATATCTGCTGTTCTGAACCGGCTTGACAGTGGGGAATTTGGAAGTGTCACGAAGGACATAGAGGCCCTCAGAGTGCAGAAAATGCAAATGTTGGGACCATACTTTGCAAAATACCCTTCCCTGATCAATCAATTATTGAAAGTGGCAACTAACCATACTGAAGAAACTGTCAAATTGGAATTTGAACCAGTTACTAGTGCACATCAGGGTCTGATAAAGTTGGAGGGTGGGCAAATTAAGAAGAATGTTCCTGCAGCCCCAACATCTATCGTAATTATTGATTCAGATGATGAGGATGATAATGATAAAAATTCTGATCCTCGATTTCATCAAGTAGTGTTACCTGCACCAGTAAGACCATCTCCTGCGCTGCAGATGAAT GGTCATGCTCCCATTGAATTCGATGAGAAAAGTAAAGTTCCAAAAATTGAGAAAAGTCTGGATGGTCAAGATACGAGTCCCAGAGACAAAGGTATCTATGTTGGTATACAGGAGGAAGAAGATGAGGTTGAAGAGAAAGATGATGGCTTAGGTGATATTTGGAGGGAAATGTCAATGGCTATAGAATGTTCGAAG GATGCTTCTATGAATGTGCTCgatgaagaagaggaaaaggaggAAGACTGTGAtcattcttttgttttaaaagatgATCTTGGTTATGTTTGTCGTGTATGTGGGGTTATCGAAAGAAGCATTGAGACCATATTTGAGTTTCAGTACAAG GTTAAAAGGAGTACAAGGACTTATGCATCTGATTCATGGAGTTCCAAAGAGAAAGCTGCGATGCTTGGGATCCACGTAGCTGAAGATGATCTTGTAGTGACTGATATTTCTGCACACCCGAGACATATGAAGCAAATGAAGCCACATCAAGTCGAGGGATTCAATTTTCTCGTGAGGAACCTCGCGGGTGATAATCCTGGGGGTTGCATCTTGGCTCATGCTCCTGGATCAGGGAAGACTTTCATGATAATTAGTTTCATGCAAAGTTTTCTGGGCAAATATCCCAATGGTAGACCGCTAGTGGTGCTTCCCAAGGGAATACTATCAATTTGGAAAAAAGAATTCCAGAGATGGCAAGTTGAGGATATACCACTTCTGGATTTTTACAGTGTGAAGGCTGACAATAGATCTCAGCAActggaagttttgaaaaaatgGAAGGACCAGAAGAGTATCCTTTTCTTAGGATACAAACAGTTCTCCACAGTTGTATGCGATGATTCCACCAGCAGAGCATCAGTAGACTGCCAGGAGATATTGCTTAAGGTTCCTTCTATTCTCATTTTAGATGAAGGGCACACTCCAAGGAATGAGAATACTGATATCATGCAGTCCCTTTCCAAAGTTCGAACACCTCGAAAAGTTGTACTGTCAGGAACTTTATATCAGAATCATGTGCAGGAGGTGTTTAACATCTTAGATCTGGTGCGGCCGCCAAAATTTTTGAAGATGGAAACTTCTAAGCCTATTGTCAAGCGCATTTATAGCAGAGTGCATGTACCTGGTGTTCGAAACTTCTGTGATTTAGTCGAACATACTTTGCAGAAGGATACTGATTTCAGAAGAAAGGTGGCTGTCATTCAAGATTTACGTGAGATGACAAGCAAGGTGCTTCACTACTATAAAGGAGATTTTCTGGACGAGCTTCCTGGTATGGTTGATTTCACAGTGGTGCTCAACCTTACCTCTAGACAGAAGCATGAAGTTGAGAAATTGAAGAGGCTTTCCAGGAAGTTCAAAATATCTTCTGTTGGCAGTGCTACCTATCTTCATCCTAAGTTGAAACCTGTTGCTGAAAAATGTGGTGAGAACTCCATATCCGATAACATCATTGATGAGTTGATTGATAAACTAGATGTGAAAGATGGGGTGAAGTCAAAATTCTTTCGCAACATGCTCAACATGTGCGAGTCTGCTGGGGAGAAGCTTCTGGTTTTCAGTCAATATCTCCTACCTCTGAAATATTTGGAAAGGTTAGCAGTAAAATGGAATGGATGGAGCCTTGGCAAAGAAATTTTTGTCATCTCAGGAGAATCAAGCCCTGAACAACGGGAGTGGTCAATGGAAAAGTTCAACAGCTCGTCTGATGCCAAAGTCTTCTTTGGCTCAATCAAGGCATGTGGGGAGGGCATATCACTGGTTGGGGCATCCCGCGTAATCATTATGGATGTTCATCTCAATCCATCAGTTACTCGCCAAGCTATTGGCCGTGCATTCCGACCAGGTCAGACAAAGAAAGTCTTTGTATATCGGTTGTTGGCAGCAGATTCTCCAGAAGAGGAAGATCACGCTACTTGTTTCAAGAAGGAGTTGATTTCAAAGATGTGGTTTGAATGGAATGAGTATTGTGGTGATAGCGCTTTCGAAGTGGAGAGCGTCCCTGTGAAAGAATGTGGTGATTTCTTCCTCGAAAGTAATTCATTAGCTGAAGATGTTAAAGCTCTATATAGAAGGTTA GTTTTAAGGCAGGTTTATGTGTAA
- the LOC112705408 gene encoding nudix hydrolase 15, mitochondrial-like: protein MGQPRMQLQFYKPPSFAEDVEEQSNKEECGSGKVVFQVGFPDLATVVAQNLEKFRLKRVDVLICLFKGDVDDLRVIFTKRSFKFSFHSNRSLEEENKDDGDIAKREAKEEIGLNPEFVNVSSVLEPFLSNVCYFI, encoded by the exons ATGGGGCAACCAAGAATGCAA CTCCAATTCTACAAGCCACCATCTTTTGCGGAGGATGTTGAGGAACAGAGCAATAAAGAAGAGTGTGGGAGCGGTAAGGTTGTTTTCCAAGTGGGATTTCCTGATTTGGCCACAGTAGTGGCTCAGAACCTTGAAAAGTTTAGACTAAAGAGAGTTGATGTTTTGATCTGCCTCTTTAAAGGGGATGTCGATGATCTTAGGGTTATATTCACTAAGCGCTCTTTTAAGTTCTCCTTTCACTCCAATAGGTCCT TAGAGGAAGAAAATAAGGATGATGGGGACATTGCAAAGAGAGAGGCAAAGGAGGAAATTGGGTTGAACCCTGAATTTGTCAATGTTTCCAGTGTTCTTGAACCATTCTTGTCTAATGTGTGCTATTTTATTTGA